The following coding sequences lie in one Cannabis sativa cultivar Pink pepper isolate KNU-18-1 chromosome 5, ASM2916894v1, whole genome shotgun sequence genomic window:
- the LOC115717866 gene encoding uncharacterized protein LOC115717866, whose translation MAGRERAVATLPKLIRSLRNQPPKPKVSMPITHQPHNQMLPSLRRAFSLYDQINIIDNVPEDQLRFQRYTDTGFTVNGVDYEGSLLSVGNLLMSWSPKDLSQITPDSLSIFKIVRPIPEILILGCGRNIVPVDPELKRFIRSTGMKLEVLDSRNAISTYNILNEEGRIVAAALIPYGVSS comes from the exons ATGGCGGGGAGAGAGAGAGCAGTGGCGACTCTGCCGAAACTGATAAGGAGTTTGAGAAATCAGCCACCGAAGCCTAAGGTTTCAATGCCCATAACTCACCAACCACACAATCAAATGCTTCCTTCTCTAAGGCGAGCTTTTTCCCTCTACGATCAGATCAATATCATCGACAACGTTCCAGAAGACCAGCTTCGTTTTCAAAG GTATACGGATACTGGGTTTACTGTCAATGGTGTTGACTATGAAGGTAGCTTGCTTTCTGTTGGTAATTTGCTCATGTCTTGGTCACCCAAAGATTTATCCCAAATCACTCCTGACAG TCTTTCCATCTTCAAAATTGTGCGTCCTATACCAG AGATTTTGATTCTCGGTTGTGGGAGGAACATTGTACCAGTAGATCCTGAACTAAAGCGCTTCATACGATCAACAGGAATGAAATTGGAAGTTCTTGATTCA AGAAACGCTATTTCGACTTACAATATACTGAACGAGGAAGGTAGGATTGTGGCTGCTGCACTCATACCCTATGGAGTTTCTTCATGA
- the LOC115717088 gene encoding oleosin Ara h 10.0102-like, protein MADRSQPHQVQVHSTHHYGGGGAKGFQRHQQQGPSTGKILAVMALLPVGGTLLALAGLTLMGTVIGLLLSTPVFLLFSPVLVPAALTIGLAVASFLTSGALGVTGLSSLSWVLNFFRRTSVPEQLDHAKRRVQDAASYAGQKTKDMGQEIQNKAQEGKRT, encoded by the coding sequence ATGGCTGATCGTTCCCAACCTCACCAAGTCCAAGTCCACTCAACACATCActatggtggtggtggtgctaAGGGTTTTCAACGACACCAACAACAAGGCCCATCAACTGGAAAAATTCTTGCTGTCATGGCCCTTTTACCAGTAGGTGGGACTCTTTTAGCTCTAGCTGGTTTGACTCTTATGGGAACTGTTATTGGGCTTTTATTAAGCACCCCAGTTTTCCTTCTCTTCAGCCCAGTTCTTGTTCCAGCAGCCCTTACAATTGGGCTTGCTGTAGCCTCCTTTCTAACTTCTGGGGCTTTAGGGGTAACTGGGCTTTCATCTCTCTCTTGGGTCCTTAATTTCTTCCGACGGACCTCGGTGCCCGAACAGTTGGACCACGCCAAGAGACGTGTCCAAGATGCTGCTTCTTATGCGGGCCAGAAGACCAAAGATATGGGCCAAGAGATTCAGAACAAGGCCCAAGAAGGGAAGAGGACTTGA